The following proteins are co-located in the Pseudomonas sp. ATCC 13867 genome:
- a CDS encoding isovaleryl-CoA dehydrogenase, with amino-acid sequence MSADVQFKTHEVENQPLPMAPLNAWLSDKPLQEAVEKNGGIWAEKHLSDFGQVAGREQMEAGEQANRNKPVLHPFDRYGRRIDHVEFHPAYHELMRQAMRGQVHSFSWRHKEQAGAHVVRAALLYMCSQADAGTCCPLTMTHACIPSLMHSPEIAKEWIPRILATEYDPRTLPANQKTALTIGMGMTEKQGGSDVRRNTTRAIAQADGSYRIVGHKFFFSAPLCDAHLILAQAEGGLSCFLLPRVLPDGSLNDVRIQRLKDKLGDWSNASSEVEFQGATAHLIGVEGRGVPAIIEMVSLTRLDCMIGSTALMRQALVQALHHTSNREAFGRVLIEQPLMRNVLADLALECEASVALTLRVARAVDAAGRDSHEAAFARIATAIGKYWICKRTPAYVNEAQECLGGIGFVEENILPRLYRQAPLNSIWEGSGNVQCLDVLRALQKEPEVRHALFVELQGALGKNALYDQHVAWLKHAFEDVATLEVRSRLVVERAALAIQAVLLLNTGDPQIAETFCRSRLAREQGFAYGTLDPSAPLDLLIARAKPAV; translated from the coding sequence ATGTCTGCCGATGTCCAGTTTAAGACCCACGAGGTAGAGAACCAACCACTGCCGATGGCGCCGCTCAACGCCTGGCTGAGCGATAAACCACTACAGGAGGCCGTCGAGAAGAACGGCGGGATCTGGGCGGAAAAGCACCTCTCCGATTTTGGCCAGGTTGCCGGCCGCGAGCAGATGGAGGCCGGCGAGCAGGCCAACCGCAACAAGCCGGTGCTTCACCCCTTCGATCGCTATGGCCGCCGCATCGACCACGTGGAGTTTCACCCCGCTTACCATGAGCTGATGCGCCAGGCCATGCGCGGCCAGGTGCACAGCTTCTCCTGGCGCCACAAGGAGCAAGCAGGCGCCCACGTGGTCCGCGCTGCGCTGCTCTACATGTGTAGCCAGGCGGATGCCGGTACGTGCTGCCCGCTCACCATGACCCACGCCTGCATCCCGTCGCTGATGCACTCTCCTGAAATCGCGAAGGAGTGGATCCCGCGCATCCTGGCTACCGAATACGACCCGAGAACACTGCCGGCGAACCAGAAAACCGCGCTGACCATCGGCATGGGCATGACCGAGAAGCAGGGAGGCTCCGACGTGCGCCGGAACACCACCCGCGCCATTGCCCAGGCCGATGGCAGCTACAGGATCGTTGGTCACAAATTCTTCTTCTCCGCCCCGCTGTGCGACGCCCACCTGATCCTCGCCCAGGCGGAGGGTGGCCTGAGCTGCTTCCTGCTGCCGCGCGTGCTGCCCGATGGCTCGCTGAACGACGTCCGCATCCAGCGCCTGAAGGACAAGCTGGGTGACTGGAGCAACGCCTCGTCCGAGGTGGAGTTCCAGGGTGCCACCGCGCACCTGATCGGTGTGGAAGGCCGTGGCGTCCCGGCGATCATCGAGATGGTCTCGCTGACCCGTCTGGATTGCATGATCGGCTCCACCGCCCTGATGCGCCAGGCGCTCGTCCAGGCCCTTCACCACACCAGCAACCGCGAGGCGTTCGGCCGCGTGCTGATCGAGCAGCCGCTGATGCGTAACGTGCTGGCCGACCTCGCGCTCGAATGCGAAGCCAGCGTTGCGCTGACCCTGCGCGTTGCACGCGCGGTGGATGCCGCGGGGCGTGATAGCCATGAGGCAGCCTTCGCCCGCATCGCCACGGCCATCGGCAAGTACTGGATCTGCAAACGAACCCCGGCATACGTCAACGAGGCCCAGGAGTGCCTGGGTGGCATTGGCTTCGTGGAAGAGAACATCCTGCCCCGCCTGTACCGCCAGGCCCCGCTGAACTCCATCTGGGAGGGAAGCGGCAACGTGCAGTGCCTCGATGTCTTGCGCGCGCTGCAGAAAGAGCCAGAGGTACGCCACGCGCTGTTCGTCGAACTGCAAGGCGCGCTGGGCAAGAATGCTCTCTACGACCAGCATGTGGCCTGGCTCAAGCACGCGTTCGAAGACGTGGCCACCCTGGAGGTCCGCAGCCGCCTGGTGGTCGAACGCGCCGCCCTGGCAATCCAGGCCGTGCTTCTGCTCAACACCGGCGATCCGCAGATCGCGGAAACCTTCTGCCGCTCCCGTCTGGCGCGGGAGCAGGGTTTTGCCTACGGCACGCTCGACCCCAGCGCCCCGCTGGATCTGCTCATTGCCCGGGCAAAACCTGCCGTGTGA
- a CDS encoding PaaX family transcriptional regulator C-terminal domain-containing protein: protein MLDLIPDSAAEQAAPTPRQLLLKLLGSGKDEELDAASAVRAGALFGISANNTRVALARLQAAGLIETVARGAYRLGADGQALAQEVSAWRNAEQSLRNWDGGWVTVSTSAQGRSDRKELRARQRALAFLGMRELEEGLHVRPDNFADGVPFVRARLLSLGLEAQVPVFLVTHLDAEREAKARGLWDSQQLEHTYRDGQRRIEDSLARLRDMPLDDAAREAYLLGDQAIRQLVFDPLLPAPLVSVASRQTFREAVKHYDGVGRQIWRDFLASAA from the coding sequence TTGCTTGATCTGATTCCTGATTCCGCCGCCGAGCAGGCCGCGCCCACGCCTCGGCAACTGCTACTCAAACTTCTTGGCAGCGGGAAGGACGAGGAACTGGATGCCGCCAGTGCCGTGCGGGCTGGCGCGCTGTTCGGCATCTCGGCGAACAACACCCGCGTTGCCCTGGCGAGACTCCAGGCCGCGGGCCTGATCGAAACGGTGGCGCGGGGCGCCTACCGCCTGGGGGCCGATGGCCAGGCGCTGGCCCAGGAAGTCAGCGCATGGCGAAACGCCGAGCAGAGCCTGCGCAACTGGGACGGCGGCTGGGTGACCGTCTCGACTTCCGCGCAGGGCCGCAGCGACCGCAAGGAGCTGCGCGCGCGCCAACGGGCACTGGCGTTCCTGGGGATGCGCGAACTGGAAGAAGGCCTCCATGTGCGCCCGGACAATTTCGCCGATGGCGTGCCCTTCGTTCGCGCGCGCCTGTTGAGCCTCGGCCTGGAGGCACAGGTTCCCGTGTTCCTCGTCACGCACCTCGATGCCGAACGCGAAGCGAAGGCCAGGGGGCTCTGGGATTCCCAGCAGTTGGAGCACACCTATCGGGACGGTCAGCGGCGGATCGAGGACTCCCTCGCGCGCCTGCGGGACATGCCGCTGGACGATGCGGCCCGTGAAGCCTACCTCCTGGGTGACCAGGCGATACGCCAATTGGTGTTCGACCCCCTGTTGCCGGCCCCCCTGGTCAGCGTGGCGAGCCGCCAGACCTTCCGGGAAGCGGTCAAGCACTACGATGGCGTAGGCCGCCAGATCTGGCGCGACTTTCTCGCCTCGGCTGCCTGA
- a CDS encoding glycine zipper domain-containing protein encodes MRKSLSALAFSILAAQYAIADETTNTAVGGGVGGALGSVVGQAVGGSTGAAIGAGVGGAAGGAMSAKDGKKTEAAIGGGLGAAGGQVVGNKVGGSTGGAIGAGLGGAAGSAIGNNLADDDDHHDNHKSRYKHKHKHRD; translated from the coding sequence ATGCGTAAATCACTCTCTGCACTTGCTTTCAGCATTCTTGCGGCGCAGTACGCCATTGCTGACGAAACCACCAACACGGCAGTCGGCGGTGGCGTTGGCGGCGCCCTCGGCAGCGTAGTCGGACAGGCCGTCGGCGGCAGCACGGGCGCGGCGATCGGTGCCGGCGTCGGCGGCGCGGCCGGTGGCGCGATGAGCGCGAAGGACGGCAAGAAGACCGAAGCGGCCATCGGCGGCGGCCTCGGCGCGGCGGGTGGCCAGGTGGTCGGCAACAAGGTGGGCGGCTCCACCGGCGGCGCCATCGGCGCTGGCCTGGGCGGCGCGGCGGGCAGCGCCATCGGCAACAACCTGGCCGACGACGATGACCACCACGACAACCACAAGTCCCGTTACAAGCATAAGCACAAGCACCGCGACTGA
- a CDS encoding DUF3313 domain-containing protein — protein sequence MNWKLLALPLCLATLTLAGCASKYVEPEKYSGFLKDYSVLKEEKSPSGAPVMRWIDPSVDVSRFSSVYVEPSQLYPQPQPTEKIPQSTLTGITSYYDQALKTQFAKALPLASAPGPGVLVVRPAITAVSASTQGLQPYEVIPIALVAAGISTAAGIRDQDTSVATEAAFLDGGSGKVVAEVVRKGAGTELENSSQVMQATDARAVLDGWALDMLKSYQGLKGK from the coding sequence ATGAACTGGAAGCTGTTGGCGTTACCGCTGTGCCTGGCCACTCTGACCCTGGCCGGCTGTGCCAGCAAGTATGTCGAGCCCGAGAAATACTCCGGCTTCCTCAAGGACTACAGCGTCCTCAAGGAAGAAAAATCGCCGTCCGGCGCGCCGGTCATGCGCTGGATCGATCCGAGCGTGGACGTGAGCCGCTTCAGCAGCGTCTACGTCGAGCCCAGCCAGCTCTATCCGCAGCCGCAGCCCACCGAGAAGATTCCGCAGAGCACCCTCACGGGGATCACCAGCTACTACGACCAGGCCCTGAAAACCCAGTTCGCCAAGGCCCTGCCGCTGGCCAGCGCCCCCGGTCCGGGCGTGCTGGTGGTGCGCCCGGCGATTACCGCCGTCAGCGCCTCGACCCAGGGCCTGCAACCCTACGAGGTCATCCCGATCGCCCTGGTGGCCGCCGGCATCAGCACCGCCGCCGGCATCCGCGACCAGGACACCAGCGTCGCCACCGAAGCGGCCTTCCTCGACGGCGGCAGCGGCAAGGTCGTCGCCGAAGTGGTGCGCAAGGGCGCCGGCACGGAGCTGGAGAACTCTTCCCAGGTCATGCAGGCCACGGACGCCCGCGCCGTGCTCGATGGCTGGGCCTTGGACATGCTGAAGTCCTACCAGGGCCTGAAAGGCAAGTAA
- a CDS encoding OmpP1/FadL family transporter, which yields MKGNKIHPTRIACAASLTSLCGLFAGNVVAGGIMIYEAGQEGSGLANAGSAALATDPSVLMSNPAGIAELTGTQVSANAQVILGDIQFSRDGNNQFSGNEGGNALQWLPGASLFISHRIDDRSAIGFGMYGNFGLALNYDDDWAGRYFTQEAAVIGVSLQPTFAHKFTDDLSIGIGPRIVYGYYRNEMAIDNNLLGLRDRPDGQLEYKDTDTGVGVNLGLLYHLDERTRIGLAYTSKVKLEFEDSPDVRNVSNPIINAALNRLDVDSLELDMNVPQTVLLSVAHQLDPRWKLLGSLGWQDWSDFGEFGVEVDANAGGVERTVDRQYKDTWHASVGAQYQATPRLRWNMGLGYDSSAVDDKDRTVDNPMAESWRLATGVNYQLDEGLDLHLAYTLVWLGDMDDEQTKARSGTTLSGTYHNAALHIIGGGATWRF from the coding sequence ATGAAGGGAAACAAGATTCACCCCACACGGATCGCTTGCGCGGCGTCCCTGACATCCCTGTGTGGACTGTTTGCCGGGAATGTCGTCGCTGGGGGCATCATGATCTACGAGGCCGGTCAGGAAGGCAGTGGCCTGGCCAACGCCGGCTCCGCCGCGCTGGCCACCGACCCGAGCGTGTTGATGAGCAACCCGGCGGGTATCGCTGAACTGACCGGAACGCAGGTCAGCGCCAACGCGCAGGTCATCCTTGGCGACATTCAGTTCTCTCGCGACGGCAACAACCAGTTCAGCGGCAACGAAGGCGGCAATGCCCTGCAATGGCTGCCCGGCGCCAGCCTGTTCATCAGCCACCGGATCGACGACCGCTCGGCGATCGGCTTTGGCATGTACGGCAACTTCGGCCTGGCGCTGAACTATGACGATGACTGGGCGGGCCGCTATTTCACCCAGGAAGCGGCGGTCATCGGGGTATCCCTTCAACCCACCTTCGCCCACAAGTTCACCGACGACCTGTCCATTGGCATCGGTCCGCGCATCGTCTACGGCTATTACCGCAACGAGATGGCCATCGACAACAACCTGCTCGGCCTGCGGGACCGTCCGGATGGCCAGCTCGAATACAAGGACACCGACACCGGCGTCGGCGTCAACCTCGGGCTCCTCTACCACCTCGACGAGCGCACCCGGATCGGCCTCGCCTACACCAGCAAGGTGAAGCTGGAGTTCGAGGACAGCCCCGACGTGCGCAACGTCAGCAACCCGATCATCAATGCCGCCCTGAACCGCCTCGATGTCGACTCCCTCGAACTGGACATGAACGTGCCGCAGACCGTGCTGTTGAGCGTGGCCCACCAGCTCGATCCGCGCTGGAAACTGCTCGGCAGCCTGGGTTGGCAGGACTGGAGCGACTTCGGCGAGTTCGGTGTGGAAGTGGACGCCAATGCCGGGGGTGTCGAGCGCACCGTCGACCGCCAGTACAAGGACACCTGGCACGCCTCCGTCGGCGCGCAGTACCAGGCCACGCCGCGACTGCGCTGGAACATGGGCCTGGGCTACGACAGCTCGGCGGTCGACGACAAGGACCGCACCGTCGACAACCCGATGGCCGAGAGCTGGCGCCTGGCGACCGGGGTGAACTACCAGCTCGACGAGGGCCTGGACCTCCACCTGGCCTATACGCTGGTCTGGCTCGGCGACATGGACGACGAACAGACCAAGGCGCGCTCGGGCACCACCCTGTCGGGCACTTACCACAACGCGGCCCTGCACATCATCGGCGGCGGCGCGACCTGGCGCTTCTAA
- a CDS encoding ShlB/FhaC/HecB family hemolysin secretion/activation protein — translation MKTHPSTLTRLATAVLSGLLLLGSQAQAAPLGQLDPGRVEVPDRTGVRTSPTQMPGTLELPETVITPELQPEPRELEALPSTRFLVNKVTLEGATSYPPGTFDTVLKRLEGHRVTLGEIQAVTDTITQRYRKAGFLLARTYVPQQRLEGGKLVLRVFEGKVNDVSFQGPTNKALERYADNIRKETPPTSKTIERNLLLMNDVSGNDSRGTLQASPVENGTDLAVENTLRKYEGFFGFDNRDSRYFGPWQVYGGVGVNDLTGHGDHLGIRAGQSIEGDKMTFFEGQYELPVGSKGDVVSFLAQHNDGHADTYSFLNANSSGDTFAVRITRPWIRQRDQTFKTSAAFTYYNGTSEYLDDKNLPPSSEDRIRAIRLGASYDWFDSFGGKNLVKAELSKGLAIMGSSSESRANPSREGGETDFSKLQVDAQRLQDLSRLMDGLNLYVAGTAQTAFGQRLLSPEQFGVGGSEFGRGYDPSEITGDSGFAVKTELQYNRIHTWRDYAIPTQYYTYWDFGKVWSKDPSWVSSESLSSTGFGAHYNVYQDTYVSPEVAFPLTRSVSAKEIDDDNGKAPRFYINFLKLF, via the coding sequence ATGAAAACCCATCCCTCTACCCTTACGCGTCTCGCCACGGCGGTCCTCTCCGGCCTGTTGCTGCTGGGCTCCCAGGCCCAGGCCGCCCCGCTGGGGCAGCTCGACCCCGGTCGCGTGGAAGTGCCGGACCGCACCGGCGTGCGCACCTCGCCCACCCAGATGCCCGGTACCCTGGAACTGCCGGAAACCGTGATCACCCCCGAGCTGCAACCCGAGCCTCGGGAACTGGAGGCGCTGCCGAGCACGCGCTTCCTAGTCAACAAGGTCACCCTCGAAGGCGCCACCAGCTATCCGCCCGGCACTTTCGACACGGTACTCAAGCGCCTGGAAGGCCACCGGGTGACCCTGGGCGAAATCCAGGCGGTGACCGACACCATCACCCAGCGCTACCGCAAGGCCGGCTTCCTGCTGGCCAGGACCTACGTCCCGCAGCAGCGGCTCGAAGGCGGCAAGCTGGTGCTGCGGGTGTTCGAAGGCAAGGTCAATGACGTGAGCTTCCAGGGCCCGACCAACAAGGCCCTGGAACGCTACGCCGACAACATCAGGAAAGAGACGCCGCCGACCAGCAAGACCATCGAGCGCAACCTCCTTTTGATGAACGATGTGTCGGGCAACGACAGCCGGGGGACGCTGCAGGCCTCCCCGGTCGAGAACGGCACCGACCTCGCCGTCGAGAACACCCTGCGCAAGTACGAAGGCTTCTTCGGCTTCGACAACCGCGACAGCCGCTATTTCGGCCCCTGGCAGGTCTATGGTGGTGTCGGCGTCAACGACCTCACCGGCCACGGCGACCATCTGGGCATCCGCGCCGGCCAGTCCATCGAAGGCGACAAGATGACCTTCTTCGAGGGCCAGTACGAGCTGCCGGTGGGCAGCAAAGGCGATGTGGTGAGCTTCCTCGCCCAACACAACGATGGCCATGCCGATACCTACTCGTTCCTCAACGCCAACAGCTCCGGCGACACCTTCGCGGTACGCATCACCCGACCGTGGATTCGCCAGCGCGACCAGACGTTCAAGACCTCGGCCGCCTTCACCTACTACAACGGCACCTCCGAGTACCTGGACGACAAGAACCTGCCGCCCTCCAGCGAAGACCGTATCCGCGCGATCCGCCTGGGCGCCAGCTATGACTGGTTCGACAGTTTCGGCGGCAAGAACCTGGTCAAGGCCGAACTGAGCAAGGGCCTGGCCATCATGGGCTCAAGCAGCGAGAGCCGCGCCAACCCGTCCCGCGAGGGCGGCGAGACCGACTTCAGCAAGCTCCAGGTCGACGCCCAGCGCCTGCAGGATCTGTCCAGGCTCATGGACGGCCTGAACCTCTACGTCGCCGGCACCGCGCAGACCGCCTTCGGCCAGCGGCTGCTCTCGCCCGAGCAGTTCGGCGTCGGCGGCAGTGAGTTCGGCCGTGGCTACGATCCGTCCGAGATCACCGGCGACAGCGGTTTCGCGGTCAAGACCGAGCTGCAGTACAACCGCATCCACACCTGGAGGGACTACGCGATTCCGACCCAGTACTACACCTACTGGGACTTCGGCAAAGTCTGGAGCAAGGATCCCTCCTGGGTCAGCTCGGAAAGCCTGTCCTCCACCGGGTTCGGCGCCCACTACAACGTCTACCAGGACACCTACGTCTCGCCGGAAGTCGCCTTCCCGCTGACGCGCTCGGTATCCGCCAAGGAGATCGACGACGACAACGGCAAGGCTCCGCGCTTCTACATCAACTTCCTGAAGCTGTTCTGA
- a CDS encoding MBG domain-containing protein, with the protein MSIQSKAEKGHPCSPLTTLCIAIALASAGATFPVTYALADNLPQGGQVVGGQATISQQGKNMDINTSSARTAINWQRFNVGPDNKITFNQPDGKSVTLNRVIGADPSKIYGAITSNGQLILVNPNGIMVGPKAHISSSALVASAGFLTEEQARQFAATGKLDIQLTGPVTNQGRITVQDNGMVALLGAQVNNAGVIQARKGMVQLATGPRATLDFHGDGLLNIAVNGEPGERGSVNGDVTGGVHNSGEIDVGNGTVAMSAQRAAKHLDSVINVGGNVVADSVSHDGGTIVLGNSARTNVTGNLSAKGVNGGQVKVLGDEVSVAGTAKIDTSGTQGAGGKVLVGGSYQGKGGEQHAQSTTVDKGAELRADGHTAGGQVVVWSDGKTHFSGQASAKGQHKGGTVETSGKQLRVTRDARVDTSGAIKGTWLLDPETVNIVSDTQADAGTGVANGSTTGPSTSDLWNVSVSAIVNGLASGNVEVSASNRINVNTAIVATNIGQDGNGQAGTLSLIATGNPIQGKSYEGNDLSSDSGSVYINAPILLKDGNLFIAATGDIRLNNTGPNYGQRAIIDVGDGIAWLRTSNVASITQQEGTALMGKQVALEGASVRMESDLNYAGTLAGKASNGIFRFNQTNAAGTTTTGTVTAPFSGESLTGVTAQQLVYRGYQDVVANSANTYGTNPTPVVLKTQDGSSFDYMVFEATGFVTPDGNGGYRDVDSNVLLNYLDSSDYLVSGLTFKDSAGITWNIKPDANDPALSMVTRTDAAGNATQSRVPVGFSFDANGGLQVVSTLHDAGWGVEPYSYIHGASDQKEIQHNAQDGSSQQLIVNLGSRVDSVEAIISNLINDTYWLTKADNSGPSLNPGEQALERARVHFYETVDKTNEQGVILNNAKQATVSVTADDKTREYGDSNPSLTQTTTYDTNAQAVKGVDDYVNQQLGRSGIQVNDPTTTATATSDVKAGGYDITNNITSDERSQGRYKVEDNKGTLSVEQAQLRVKADQKTKVYGDGDPSLTYQVTGQKLGENTSTLVAGDVARDAGENVGSYGITQGSVNSLSGNYRISFEGNLLHITPAVLEVTAHDKTKIYGDADPHLSYTVNGLKNTDQANAVLNSGPLTREAGENVRPGGYAIGRGNLALTSGNYTMVFKDGTLQITPAQLVVTADNKSKVKGQADPALTYQVSGLKNGDATSVAQGTLSRAAGEEVGSYAIGQNAPFHAGSNYTVTFRDGALIITGPLAPVDPVTPVDPVTPVTPVEPVVPVFPVSPNLSGAALPVTAQSPGNTRCDALESPSAVSANYTVSPAIVRTYAVQLICKPRAYGDKTSTTPDIRDVLSYANSLIKDGKFIVPDWNRSVIPHDLKVPNKGGK; encoded by the coding sequence ATGAGCATCCAATCGAAGGCGGAAAAGGGACACCCTTGTTCTCCGCTCACTACCCTCTGCATCGCCATCGCGCTGGCCTCCGCCGGAGCCACCTTCCCGGTGACCTACGCGCTCGCCGACAACCTGCCGCAGGGAGGCCAGGTCGTCGGCGGCCAGGCGACCATCAGCCAGCAGGGCAAAAACATGGACATCAACACGTCCAGCGCCCGCACCGCGATCAACTGGCAGCGCTTCAACGTCGGTCCCGACAACAAGATCACCTTCAACCAGCCTGACGGCAAATCCGTCACCCTCAACCGGGTGATCGGTGCCGATCCGTCGAAGATCTACGGGGCCATTACCTCCAACGGCCAACTGATCCTGGTGAACCCCAACGGCATCATGGTTGGACCCAAGGCTCACATCTCATCCAGCGCCCTGGTGGCGAGCGCCGGCTTCCTCACCGAGGAGCAGGCCAGGCAGTTTGCCGCGACCGGCAAGCTGGACATCCAGCTCACCGGCCCGGTGACCAACCAGGGGCGCATCACCGTCCAAGACAACGGCATGGTCGCGCTGCTCGGCGCCCAGGTGAACAACGCCGGAGTGATCCAGGCCCGCAAAGGCATGGTGCAGCTGGCCACCGGTCCCAGGGCGACCCTCGACTTCCACGGTGACGGCCTGCTCAACATCGCGGTGAACGGCGAACCCGGCGAGCGCGGCAGCGTCAACGGTGACGTCACCGGCGGCGTGCACAACAGCGGCGAGATCGATGTCGGCAACGGCACGGTCGCCATGAGCGCCCAGCGCGCGGCCAAGCACCTGGACTCGGTGATCAACGTCGGCGGCAACGTGGTGGCCGATTCGGTCAGCCACGACGGCGGCACCATCGTGCTCGGCAACTCGGCCCGGACCAACGTGACCGGCAACCTCAGCGCCAAGGGCGTCAACGGCGGCCAGGTCAAGGTGCTGGGCGACGAAGTGAGCGTCGCCGGCACTGCCAAGATCGACACCAGCGGCACCCAGGGCGCCGGCGGCAAGGTACTGGTGGGTGGCAGCTACCAGGGCAAAGGTGGCGAACAGCATGCCCAGAGCACCACTGTCGATAAAGGAGCGGAGCTGCGCGCGGACGGACATACGGCCGGCGGCCAGGTGGTGGTTTGGAGCGATGGCAAGACACACTTCTCCGGCCAGGCCAGCGCTAAAGGTCAGCACAAAGGTGGCACTGTAGAAACTTCCGGCAAGCAATTACGGGTAACCCGTGACGCGAGAGTCGATACGAGTGGCGCCATCAAGGGCACCTGGCTGCTCGATCCGGAGACGGTCAACATCGTCAGCGACACTCAGGCTGACGCCGGCACTGGTGTCGCCAACGGCTCCACGACAGGACCCAGTACTTCGGATCTGTGGAACGTATCGGTCAGCGCCATCGTCAACGGACTAGCCAGTGGAAACGTCGAGGTCTCGGCTAGCAACCGCATCAATGTCAACACCGCCATCGTGGCTACAAATATCGGGCAGGACGGTAATGGCCAGGCCGGCACGTTGTCGCTGATAGCCACTGGAAATCCCATACAAGGCAAATCCTACGAAGGCAACGACCTGAGCAGCGATAGTGGCTCGGTCTATATCAACGCTCCGATTCTGCTCAAGGACGGCAATCTGTTCATCGCAGCAACCGGCGATATCCGCTTGAACAACACGGGCCCGAACTACGGCCAGCGGGCAATCATCGACGTCGGCGACGGTATCGCCTGGCTTCGCACCTCCAATGTCGCGTCGATCACTCAGCAGGAAGGCACCGCCCTCATGGGCAAACAAGTCGCGCTGGAAGGTGCCAGCGTGCGTATGGAGAGTGATCTGAACTACGCCGGCACGCTGGCCGGCAAGGCCAGCAACGGTATCTTCCGCTTCAACCAGACCAATGCTGCCGGTACGACCACCACCGGTACCGTCACCGCTCCGTTCTCTGGAGAAAGCCTGACCGGCGTAACGGCCCAACAACTGGTTTATCGCGGCTACCAGGACGTCGTGGCCAATTCGGCCAACACCTATGGTACGAATCCCACTCCAGTGGTTCTCAAGACCCAGGATGGTTCGTCCTTTGATTACATGGTGTTCGAAGCCACCGGGTTCGTGACCCCAGACGGCAATGGCGGCTACCGGGATGTCGACTCGAATGTCCTGCTGAACTATCTCGATAGCTCGGATTACCTCGTCAGCGGGCTGACCTTCAAAGACTCGGCCGGCATCACCTGGAACATCAAACCAGATGCTAACGATCCCGCCCTGAGTATGGTCACCCGCACCGACGCAGCTGGGAACGCTACCCAATCAAGAGTTCCTGTGGGTTTCTCCTTCGATGCCAACGGCGGCCTTCAGGTGGTTTCCACCCTGCACGATGCCGGCTGGGGGGTTGAACCTTACTCTTACATCCATGGCGCCAGTGACCAGAAAGAAATCCAGCACAACGCTCAGGACGGCAGCAGCCAGCAGTTGATCGTTAACCTTGGCAGCAGAGTGGACTCCGTTGAGGCCATCATTTCGAACCTGATCAATGACACCTACTGGCTGACAAAAGCTGATAATTCAGGCCCCTCCCTGAATCCTGGCGAACAGGCCCTTGAACGCGCTCGCGTTCACTTCTATGAGACGGTCGACAAAACCAACGAACAGGGGGTAATCCTCAACAATGCCAAGCAGGCCACCGTCAGCGTCACTGCGGATGACAAGACGCGCGAGTATGGCGATTCCAACCCGTCACTGACCCAAACCACCACTTACGACACCAATGCCCAGGCGGTCAAAGGAGTCGACGACTACGTCAATCAGCAACTCGGACGAAGTGGAATCCAGGTCAACGATCCAACCACAACTGCAACCGCAACGAGTGACGTCAAGGCTGGCGGCTACGACATAACCAACAACATCACCTCGGATGAACGTTCCCAGGGTCGCTACAAGGTTGAAGACAACAAGGGCACTCTCTCCGTCGAGCAGGCCCAGCTGAGGGTCAAAGCCGACCAAAAGACCAAGGTCTACGGCGACGGCGATCCTTCTCTCACCTACCAGGTTACCGGGCAGAAATTAGGCGAAAACACCAGCACCCTGGTGGCCGGCGACGTTGCCCGAGACGCAGGTGAGAATGTTGGCTCTTACGGCATAACCCAGGGCAGCGTGAATAGCCTGTCCGGGAACTATCGGATCTCCTTTGAAGGCAATCTGCTGCACATCACACCTGCGGTGCTAGAGGTTACCGCTCATGACAAAACCAAGATCTACGGCGATGCCGACCCCCACCTGAGCTATACGGTCAACGGCTTGAAAAATACTGATCAGGCTAACGCTGTACTGAACTCAGGCCCGCTGACGCGGGAAGCTGGCGAGAACGTCCGTCCAGGAGGCTATGCCATAGGCCGAGGCAACCTGGCGCTCACCAGCGGCAACTACACCATGGTGTTCAAAGATGGGACGCTGCAGATCACCCCGGCGCAGTTGGTGGTGACAGCAGACAACAAGTCCAAGGTGAAAGGACAGGCAGACCCAGCACTCACCTATCAGGTGAGCGGCCTGAAGAACGGCGACGCCACCTCGGTAGCCCAAGGGACTCTCAGCCGGGCAGCAGGGGAGGAAGTAGGTAGCTATGCCATTGGCCAGAACGCCCCGTTCCATGCCGGCAGCAACTATACGGTGACCTTCCGCGACGGGGCCCTGATCATCACGGGCCCGCTGGCTCCGGTCGACCCTGTCACACCTGTCGATCCGGTTACCCCGGTAACTCCGGTCGAGCCAGTTGTCCCGGTTTTTCCCGTTTCTCCGAACCTGTCCGGCGCTGCTCTGCCAGTCACAGCGCAATCGCCGGGAAACACCCGTTGCGATGCTCTCGAGTCTCCAAGTGCTGTATCGGCCAACTACACGGTCTCGCCGGCGATAGTTCGCACCTACGCCGTGCAACTGATCTGCAAACCCCGCGCTTATGGCGACAAGACCAGCACCACGCCAGACATCCGCGACGTGCTCAGTTACGCCAACAGCCTCATCAAGGACGGCAAGTTCATCGTCCCGGACTGGAACCGCAGCGTGATCCCTCACGACCTGAAGGTTCCGAACAAGGGAGGTAAATAG